The nucleotide sequence GCTGTAAGCTCTGCTGTAAGCTCTGCTGTAAGCTCTGTAAATGCATCCAAAATACGAACGATTTCGACTTGGATATGAAGCGGTGGGATTGGGATTAATTTATTAGCAAAATTACTAATCCATTGACGTTTATGATCTCCATCAACCAATTCAGTAGGTAAAGTATTTAGCCAATAAAAAATATATTTTAATAAAACTTCTGATTCATTTTTTGATGTAATCATCTTCATTGCTGATGATTTAGCTTTAAAATCAAAATCAACCCATTTATTTGCTGTTGTAAAGTCATCAAAAATAATAACAGGATTCTTTGATGCTTTATAGATACCATCTATTTCATCTGTATATCCGAGTATAAAAGTTTTACCGGCTGTTAAAACTGGTGTATCAAAATCATCACTATAATTTTTTGATTTTACTAAATATTTTGTTGGTTGTTCATAATCCGCAACTTTATCGAGTTGATTCCATTTCAACTCAATCCCCTCAAGCAACTTTTCCAAATAGTTTGGCGTTATCATGATTCAATCACCTCAATGATTTTATCAATTTCAGTACGCAGTTTATCAATTTTTGTTACAGTATCTTTTATCTGAGCATTCAACTCAATTATATCAATAACTTCTCTGTTGTCTTTTGCCTCAACGTAAGAGCTTACTGACAGATTGTATTCATTTTTTACTATTTCATCATAAGGTACGCTAGTCGCAACATGTGCAACCTCTTCTTTGTTATCAAACATAGTCATTATTTTTTTAATATGTTCATTGTTTAATATATTATTATTAGTTTCTTTTTTATAAAAGTCTTCACCACTGGCATCAATAAATTGAATAGTATTATCAGTTTTATGTTTTGATAACACCAAAATATTAACCGCAATTGAAGTACCAAAAAAAAGATTGGGAGCAAGTGCAATAACAGTTTCTACAAAGTTATTATCAACTAAATATTTCCTAATTTTTTGTTCAGCCCCACCACGATAAAAAATCCCCGGGAAACAAACTATCGCCGCACGTCCTTTCGGCGACAAATAGCTAAGGGCATGAAGTACAAAGGCAAAATCAGCTTTAGATTTTGGCGCTAATACCCCTGCTGGTGCAAATCTATCATCATTAATTAAGGTCGGATCGTCACTACCAATCCATTTTACAGAATATGGCGGATTGGAAACAATCGCGTCAAATGGCTTTTCATCAGCAAAGTGCGGTTCTAACAACGTATTACCTAGCGCCATTTGGAATTTATCATAATTAATATTATGTAAAAACATATTCATTCGGGCCAAGTTATAAGTCGTATGATTAATCTCTTGGCCATAAAAACCATCTTCAATAATATGGTCATCAAATTGTTTTTTTGCTTGTAGCAACAATGAACCGGAACCGGCCGCCGGATCATA is from Negativicutes bacterium and encodes:
- a CDS encoding restriction endonuclease subunit S, whose translation is MITPNYLEKLLEGIELKWNQLDKVADYEQPTKYLVKSKNYSDDFDTPVLTAGKTFILGYTDEIDGIYKASKNPVIIFDDFTTANKWVDFDFKAKSSAMKMITSKNESEVLLKYIFYWLNTLPTELVDGDHKRQWISNFANKLIPIPPLHIQVEIVRILDAFTELTAELTAELTA
- a CDS encoding type I restriction-modification system subunit M, which translates into the protein MSSVVQRAELQSQIWKIANDVRGSVDGWDFKQYVLGTLFYRFISENFAKHFEQGDDSINYAEFPDDAIPEELKIDAIKTKGYFIYPSQLFCNIAKAANNNENLNTDLANIFSAIENSANGYPSELDIKGLFADFDTTSNRLGNTVKDKNTTLAAVIKGVEGLNFGEFTDNQIDLFGDAYEFLISNYAANAGKSGGEFFTPQSVSKLIAQLAIHNQTSINKIYDPAAGSGSLLLQAKKQFDDHIIEDGFYGQEINHTTYNLARMNMFLHNINYDKFQMALGNTLLEPHFADEKPFDAIVSNPPYSVKWIGSDDPTLINDDRFAPAGVLAPKSKADFAFVLHALSYLSPKGRAAIVCFPGIFYRGGAEQKIRKYLVDNNFVETVIALAPNLFFGTSIAVNILVLSKHKTDNTIQFIDASGEDFYKKETNNNILNNEHIKKIMTMFDNKEEVAHVATSVPYDEIVKNEYNLSVSSYVEAKDNREVIDIIELNAQIKDTVTKIDKLRTEIDKIIEVIES